In the Zingiber officinale cultivar Zhangliang chromosome 5A, Zo_v1.1, whole genome shotgun sequence genome, ATCCCCTTGGACTTACCCCACTAGttcttttttttgaaaaaaaattattttaaaatttcccttTCTCATTCCATCAACTATTTTGCATTTGCTGCTAATCAATCAACGATTGGTACTTTGTGGAACAGTTGGCAAGATCTTTGGACTTACTCACcacatgttttttattttttatttttatttttcagattttcctCTTTCATTCCATCCATATTTTCCTCCAACTAAATACAAATAGCAGTGTGTTTTCTCAATTTTTTCCTTTGCATTTCAAGTAGCACTGAAGTATTTGCATGAAACTTTTATCTTTGATTCCTTACCTAGTTCTTCACCATAAATTTTTGACCAAGGGAATGAACTCTTCATGTAGTCCAAATAGTTTGGGATCAACTCCCTTAATTTATTTATTCCTGGATTTCCATGTATCAACAACGTTTCTGGGAGGACAATATGAAGTTTGGACTACCTGATATGACTTGCAGAAATTGCTTCTTGTGGGATCTATTTGCGCTGCAATTTATTGCTTGTTTGAGATATTATTATCCTCCCTTCTATTCATCTTTTCCGTTTGCAGATTTGCCATGAACTTTGGATGAGTTacattttgttgttgttgttgttttgctgttgcagTTGTGTCCATTATATCCACATAATCCAGAACTTTTGTTGAATGATTTTAAATGCCCATCTGAATTGCTGGATTTTGGAGAGTTTTCAGACTGCTTGGATTATGGTCAATTAGGGGATTCTCCTCCTATTCGTGTTGAAAATCCTGCATTTGACTATGTCGCACCCAAGCTCGTCAGCCTTTTCATCACCGATATGTAAGCTCCTTGTATCCTTTTATCAAGGATTCTCCTGTTTAccaattttttctttctttgatgCATCTTTATAGCTAAATATCTTCTGACCAACTGTCATATTTTTTAACTTGATGTTATTAATACTAGTATAATGGAATAATGAACTATCTGCACATTCCCTCTAATGATTTCATCGAATATGTTTTTCTGGATTATGGAAATCAAGTTTTCAGTAAGCAATGGTGAGGCTAGGTAGGCATTACCATGTATTCTACTCAAGGAACTAATTTCAATCGACATTTAATTATCATTACCTTTCCCAAGGCAAatgatttctaaaatttattagcCTTTTTGCATGGAGATGTCAATTGTGATTATTAACTTCTATAGCATCTTGATTATTTTTATCATCAGACAATCAACTTCATTCATTGATACATcagttaaaaataaaatgataaaaacacAAGCATGAAGCAAAATTGATGGAACAGGGTAGTCAAAATTGTACACCATGTAAAAGAAATATACCAACATTAAATCAACCTACTAAAGACATCTTAATCGGGATGCATTCCCATAAATAAGGTTGCACAAAATTGTCGACAAGATATGTTGTATTTATTCCTTCCATTGAAAAAAATGCTCATGTTAGGTGCTTGCGAATGTTTTTGTTTTCATAGCGATGCTTACTGGTTCATCATGCTGACAACTCTTGTTGCTACAGGGGAGGACATAGTCCATCTTATGTGTACCGGCTAATTGCAGATTATTACTCGGCTGAGGACCTTGTCGTGCGACGAAAATCAGCACCTTGAAATTTTATGAGGAGACAAGATTTTGTCTAAATCCTTACTTTAATATGGAACACTAGTTATCTGGTTAGAGAATTTCCATATTAGACACCAGTCAGTTATAGTGTATTTTTGCACTTCATCATATATGTTCTATTATTCAATGAACAACACAAGTGGTAAGAGGATGAAGGTTTATTCCAAGTTGAGGTGTAGATTTTTGTCTTGAATGTACGTTGTATCAAATTGTTTGAACGCCTTGCTGTTGTTTCttgctttttcttcttcttcttcatataTTCAATAAACaattgcttttgttttttttttttgcgatcAATTTATCATTTGGAGAGCAGTAACTTCATAGAGGAATTTTGACATATACATTGGTACTAGAAGATGAATTGTTACTCAATCGAGCTGGCTTCAAGAGATAAATTTGTTATTCAAACACTTAACAGGGTTGACTCTGATGTGAAATGCATGATTGCACTATTCAAGAAGGGTTTGATAGAGGCAATAGTTTTGATATTTCTGTTAAATCCTCTATTGGAAACCCTTATTGAGTTGGATATTGCTAATGCTGTTCTAATGGCTATTGCAAAGAAAGATGATGAATTAATCAAGATGTGTATGAACCCCATGACCGCTTCAGTTCTTATCTTATGGAAAATCTTACAAGAAGGTAATAGTGGTTTATCCAACATTGTTCGCTCAATTATATCAGATAGAGTACTTGATAGAATATTGCTGAGCTTGGAAGCCAAGATGGTGGAGGCAGCTACTGGGATTGTGCTAAAATGCATGGGAGAGGATGGGCATTCCAGGAAACTAATTGCTGAGAGAGTACAACTGGCACCAGTTCTGGAAAGCTTTGCCATTGTGAATGATATGGACCGCTTTCAGATTATTTGCTTTCTTTTCAAGTTAGCTAAGCTCAGCAGGTTGGTTGTGAGCTCTCTTTGCCCCCTTTTCTTCATAGGAACTATAACATTTCTAGCTTGCAATCTATATAGTGTAGCATATTATTTACGGTTGAATGTCATGCCCATTGAGATGTAGTGGTGGTGATTGTTACACCAATTCAACTACTGATGCTAAATAGCTGAGGCAACATTTGATCCGTGTTCTGGGGCAGCTATAATACTAGAATATATGGAACTTGATCACGCACTTGATCCGAGTTCAAGTTTAATTTGACCTTAAACTGAAtagttttgattttcctttttgATCTTTTTCAGGAGATTGTCCAAAGAGAAGCTTCTTCAAGCTATAAAAGGTGGAGGTGCTTTTAGTATGACGCATTCACTCCTCATCTACCTTCAAACTACGTCAATGGAACAATCCCCCTGTTGTTGCTGGTCTTCTTCTCCAGCTAGATCTTCTGGTATCCTTCCTGATCGAACATGACATTTAGATTGTTAAATTGAAGATAAGTAAGAAATATGTACTATGTTGTGGCTTCTGTTAGATTTGAGAACAAAATCTCAGACATAAAAGTAGCACAGTGATCATAACCTGGTTCAGTATTATCAcctcttttttttttgctttgtaCTGGCCATTAAGCTGTTTGTTTTGCCAGGTGGAGCCAAGAAAGATGAGTATATACCGCGAAGAAGCTGTAGACACACTTATCATATGCCTCAAAAATGTGGATTTTCCTAGCATTCAATTGAGAACTGCTGAGACAATCTTAGCTATCTTAGGAAGATTTTCATCCTCTGGAAGGCCTCTTGCTCGAGCTCTTCTTTTAAAGCATGCTGGAATAAGAAAAGGCTACCGAGCACTAATAGAAACTGAGCAGACTGGCCAAGCTCCTGAAGGATCTGAGCACAATCTGGTTGCAGCTATAGTCCTCACAAATTCTTATTggctgtttttttttcttttttgctttctGAATGAATGAACAACTATAAGTAGTCAAATATAAGGTATATTATAGTGCATTAAACATATAAGTCCCACCAATCTTGTTTAAAATCACAATTCATCATTTGATGAATTTCGTCTTATTTTTTATCTGCTCCACTGTTGTGAAGTTCTTTTTGTTCCCCTCATTGGCTTATTGTTTTCTGGTTCCGTTATGTAGGAAGGAGGAAAATGCTGCTGAAGCTTGGGAAAGGAAAATGGCCTTTGCTTTAGTGAGTCATGAATTTGGGCTTCTCTTTGAAGCTTTATCTGTTTGAAGAGCAGAAATCTTGAGCTGTCCACTTCTTGTCTTGTCTTGGCAACCTGGCTCAGTTATATGCTCTCCCTACTCCCTGATACTGGGGTAAGAGGGGCTGCACAAGTCTGCTTGATGAAACAATTTATCACAATTTTGAAGTCCGCAAGGCATACTGATGAAAAAGCACTTTCGATGCTTGCCCTCAGAAGTTTCATGCATGATCAAGGTATTTTATATTTTACAGGGATTTGATATTTTCTTAACATTAATTTTGGTGCAGTAGTGGTGACAAAAGAACCACATATTTCCACTATATAACTCCTTTCTCATTATCTGATTCACCTAGCAAACATAttcatgtgtgtgtgtgtgtgtgtatatatgtaTACATATATATATGTTAGAGCATGCTACTTTCCTAGTCATGAATAACATTGTTATTGCTTTCAGAAGGCCTATTCAATCTCACTCTTTATATTAAAGACATATTGAAAACGTTAAGGGAGCTCAAAAAGTCATCTATATTGGCATATGAGATGCTAAAACTTTTATCAGATGGTCATGATTCAAGCATTGTAAGTACCTATTTGTGCCTGGAATTTTCTTCTATTGAATTCTTGCCTCAAAGTTTAAACTATCGAATTTATGCAGAAAGATATGTGGGTCTAGAAGGAATTGATGCAAGTAGATTGCAGCGCAAATGGTGAAGTCATATCAGTAATATGCTTCAAGAATATGATATTCTCTGGCCACCTCGATGGAATGATAAAGGTCTTTACTTCTAACATCAATCCCCTAGTCTAGTGACTATGCTGTGTGTAATATACTTGTGGAAGAAAAAATGTTCACACATTATTGATATAACATAGGTCTGGAAAGGTGGTGAGAATCTTCTTAGTCTGTTACAAGAAACACATGAACACTCTAAGGCAGTCACCAGTTTGGCCATAGTGAAGTCCGGTGACAAATTATACAGTGGGGCACTGGACAAAACTATAAGGGTATCTATTTTCTCTTTTAATGCACACAGAAATTGAGGAAACTAGATTTCTttcttgttattgttgttttataGTTAGGTACTATCTTGGAATGGAGGCTCAAAGACTTTTAATTCCAGTAAGAATGTGAAGTCTTTGGTTCTTGTTCAGGGGAAGCTATGCTGTGGTTGCAATGACAGCAGTATTCAGGTACGCTTATGGAGCTAAATCTACAGCATTTGTCTCGTAATTACAGATCTTCCATCTAATCAGGATGTCTTTCTATCATCATGTCAACTTTTAACAGGCATTTATACTTATCGATTTCTCTCGATCTCTAAAGTTGGGACTCCTAGTATTTGCTGCCCCTGCCATTCGGTTGATTTTCTCTAAATGAGTTTATAGTATTTTCAGCTGATACTTCCTTGATGAAATGGTTTCGCTCTACTTGCCTGTAAATATTGCAATATCAACAAACCGTTTATATTATGACCCTTCAAAGCTTGGGAATGaagtaaaattaatattaatgccATCTTACACTGTTCTTTCTCCTTTTCTGATTACGGAGAACTAGGCGCGTCATTATTTCGAAGCTGTTAAAACCAATATCGCATGTATTTATTGTTATGATCTACTAAGAAAGCACTCTATTTACAGGAAATAGATTGGGCTACTGAAACGTCTGTTACAATTCACCCTGGTAAAAAGAAATTGTTGGGGAAGGAAACTCCAATTTATGCTGTGCAATTACGTGATGGACTACTTTTCTCAGCTGGTATGTTTGTAGATGGTGTAGCTGTTAAGGTGAGGCAAAGAACCTTGTTTGTAGATGGTGTAGCTGGTATGTTTGggaaaaaaaactcatttaaaactgTAATAATTGAAAATGCCCTAAGTATCTATTAAcatcaaaacaatcctaaaaattctaTTCTAATAAAATTTCCGTATTTAAAAATCTGTTTTACCTTTCTAAATCACCACTTATTAAAAAAACTGCAAGGTATTATTTTGAAAAGGGCCATTATTAGCTGCTGGacgagattttgaaaattaaccaTCTTAATCTTATTGGATGTTTAATTCAGACCTATAAGCACTCACGGATTGACACAATTGATAATTATATCGGTATTTACtttaataattttgagattaattgatagtgaatacaaaatatcttattatcttctCAGGTAAAAAGCCGctatattaaaatataatattttcaaaatttatctatttatattttcttATGAGGTCTAGACcatatatttgttttttttccctccacTAAGCGAGCATTACAACTATTAAGTAGCAAAATTCTCTTTGCACCTGCTTATGCTGCAATTGGCTTGTTGGTCGTGGGGCCCAAATGGCAAATCAAGTAGGTCATGAATGGACAACTGGGCCGTTTTTATAGCTATCTTTTCTAAGAAGGTGTTTGCCGTAATAGGACATCTATATtatcattcaaatatttataatttaatctt is a window encoding:
- the LOC121980132 gene encoding putative E3 ubiquitin-protein ligase LIN-1, which translates into the protein MLSLLPDTGVRGAAQVCLMKQFITILKSARHTDEKALSMLALRSFMHDQEGLFNLTLYIKDILKTLRELKKSSILAYEMLKLLSDGHDSSIKELMQVDCSANGEVISVICFKNMIFSGHLDGMIKVWKGGENLLSLLQETHEHSKAVTSLAIVKSGDKLYSGALDKTIRGKLCCGCNDSSIQEIDWATETSVTIHPGKKKLLGKETPIYAVQLRDGLLFSAGMFVDGVAVKVRQRTLFVDGVAGMFGKKNSFKTVIIENALSIY